A region from the Actinoplanes sp. OR16 genome encodes:
- a CDS encoding Dyp-type peroxidase — protein sequence MSRRSLLAGGAVAGMGVAGLGVVGSGAPAYAEGNVGAASVGFHGPRQAGIAEDPPAHASFVAFTLAKGTDRTALGRMLRLLSDDASRLTRGVSALGDTDGTLAVLPARLTVTFGFGPGLYRAAGLPSPVADLPSFRIDRLQDRWSGGDLLLQICADDPLTVAHCQRMMIKDGRPFGTVRWVQQGFRRSPGVQAPEHTQRNVLGQLDGTANPRGAEIEPAVWNPDGSTTLVVRRIRAEIEAWDKLSVADKENAAGRRMATGAPLSGVNEHDEPDFAAMDEHGLPAMPDFSHVTRARTGDPRQKILRRPYNYDGVPDARGIPDAGLIFASYQRDVVEQYLPIQRRLAEKDLLNEWITPIGSAVFAVPPGCAEGGWIGERLLG from the coding sequence GTGAGCAGGCGTTCCCTGCTGGCCGGGGGAGCGGTGGCCGGGATGGGAGTGGCCGGGCTGGGAGTGGTCGGCAGCGGGGCTCCGGCGTACGCGGAAGGGAATGTCGGCGCCGCCTCGGTGGGCTTTCACGGACCGCGGCAGGCCGGGATCGCCGAAGATCCGCCGGCGCACGCCTCGTTCGTCGCGTTCACCCTGGCGAAAGGTACCGACCGCACGGCGCTCGGACGGATGCTGCGGCTGCTCAGCGACGACGCGTCCCGGCTCACCCGGGGCGTGTCGGCGCTCGGCGACACCGACGGGACGTTGGCCGTGCTGCCGGCGCGGCTGACGGTGACGTTCGGATTCGGACCGGGGCTCTACCGTGCGGCGGGGCTGCCCTCACCCGTGGCCGACCTGCCGTCGTTCAGGATCGACCGGTTGCAGGACCGCTGGTCCGGCGGTGATCTGCTGCTGCAGATCTGCGCCGACGATCCGCTCACGGTCGCCCACTGCCAGCGGATGATGATCAAGGATGGCCGGCCGTTCGGCACGGTGCGGTGGGTGCAGCAGGGCTTCCGGCGCAGTCCCGGGGTGCAGGCGCCGGAGCACACCCAGCGCAACGTGCTCGGCCAGCTCGACGGGACGGCGAACCCGCGTGGTGCGGAGATCGAGCCGGCGGTGTGGAATCCGGACGGCTCGACCACCCTCGTCGTCCGCCGGATCCGCGCCGAGATCGAGGCCTGGGACAAGCTGTCGGTCGCGGACAAGGAGAACGCGGCCGGCCGGCGGATGGCGACCGGCGCGCCGCTGAGCGGGGTGAACGAGCACGACGAGCCGGACTTCGCCGCGATGGACGAGCACGGGCTGCCGGCGATGCCGGACTTCTCGCACGTCACCCGGGCACGCACCGGCGACCCTCGTCAGAAGATCCTGCGGCGGCCGTACAACTACGACGGCGTGCCCGACGCCCGGGGGATCCCCGATGCGGGACTGATCTTCGCGTCCTACCAGCGCGACGTCGTCGAGCAGTACCTGCCGATCCAGCGGCGGCTCGCCGAGAAGGACCTGCTCAACGAGTGGATCACGCCGATCGGGTCGGCGGTCTTCGCGGTGCCGCCGGGCTGCGCCGAGGGCGGCTGGATCGGCGAGCGGCTGCTGGGCTGA
- a CDS encoding copper chaperone PCu(A)C, with the protein MRISLTAAAVLAGVLAMGTAGGCGSGATDDPDPQPAPSAAVLTVKDPWVKAAKAGTMTAAFGVLVNNTGADVTITGAESPASPLELHEMAVKDGKMVMRPKEGGFVVAAGASHELAPGGDHLMLMKPAAAIEAGDEVTFTLKLADGGSVPFTAIAKPFVGAEESYDPGMEMP; encoded by the coding sequence ATGCGAATCAGCCTTACCGCCGCTGCCGTACTCGCCGGAGTTCTCGCGATGGGGACCGCCGGCGGGTGCGGTAGCGGTGCCACCGACGATCCGGATCCGCAGCCCGCGCCGTCGGCTGCCGTGCTGACGGTCAAGGACCCCTGGGTCAAGGCGGCGAAGGCCGGGACCATGACCGCCGCCTTCGGTGTGCTGGTCAACAACACCGGCGCCGACGTGACGATCACCGGGGCGGAGTCGCCGGCCTCGCCGCTGGAGCTGCACGAGATGGCCGTCAAGGACGGGAAGATGGTCATGCGGCCCAAGGAGGGCGGCTTCGTGGTCGCGGCCGGCGCCAGCCATGAGCTCGCGCCGGGCGGGGACCACCTCATGCTGATGAAGCCGGCCGCGGCCATCGAGGCCGGTGACGAGGTGACGTTCACGCTGAAACTCGCCGACGGCGGCAGCGTGCCGTTCACCGCGATCGCCAAGCCGTTCGTCGGCGCCGAGGAGAGCTACGACCCCGGTATGGAGATGCCGTGA
- a CDS encoding PepSY domain-containing protein, whose product MAVSPEITATIPDVEPAPRRPAPRRSFGPLLLRLHFYAGILVAPFILVAAVTGLLFTTVPTLDRIVYADQLRVASPGGSVRPVAEQIAAARATHPDGDLVAVRVGEGDATTQVDFTSPSLSAESELVHTVYVDPYTAEVSGRLTTWWTATPLNTWLDTFHRDLHLGKTGELYSEFAASWLWILALGGVILWWRRQRGKRMLTPDLKAGKGVRRTRSWHAATGLWLALGLLILSATGLTWSGYAGANFGAALDSLDGNRPYVATALSSGGHHGSGTAAAPVDPAAADTVLAGAREAGIDGPVAITPPAGAGSAWTVTQTDTLWPVRLDSVAVDPTGTITDRVDFTDWPFLAKLTSWGVNAHMGLLFGLANQLILAALAIGLITVIVWGYRMWWQRRPTRADRRAVVGAAPARGAWQQLPTWGIVVGVPVVFGLAWALPLFGIPLAVFLVFDAVLGAVRRRKDPEIS is encoded by the coding sequence ATGGCCGTAAGCCCCGAGATCACCGCGACGATTCCGGACGTCGAGCCGGCGCCGCGCCGCCCGGCGCCCCGGCGCAGCTTCGGCCCGCTGCTGTTGCGGCTGCATTTCTACGCCGGCATCCTCGTGGCGCCGTTCATCCTGGTGGCGGCCGTGACCGGCCTGCTGTTCACCACGGTCCCGACCCTCGACAGGATCGTCTACGCGGACCAGCTGCGGGTCGCTTCCCCGGGCGGCAGCGTGCGGCCAGTCGCCGAGCAGATCGCGGCCGCCCGGGCCACGCATCCCGACGGTGATCTCGTGGCGGTGCGGGTCGGCGAGGGCGACGCCACGACCCAGGTCGACTTCACCTCGCCGTCGCTGTCCGCCGAGTCCGAGCTGGTGCACACGGTCTACGTCGACCCGTACACCGCCGAGGTCAGCGGCCGGCTCACCACCTGGTGGACGGCGACGCCGCTGAACACCTGGCTCGACACCTTTCACCGGGACCTGCACCTGGGCAAGACCGGTGAGCTGTACTCCGAGTTCGCCGCCAGCTGGCTCTGGATCCTCGCCCTCGGCGGCGTGATCCTCTGGTGGCGCCGGCAGCGCGGCAAGCGGATGCTCACCCCCGATCTCAAAGCCGGCAAGGGGGTACGCCGGACCCGCAGCTGGCACGCGGCCACCGGCCTCTGGCTGGCTCTCGGACTCCTCATCCTCTCGGCGACCGGCCTGACCTGGTCCGGCTATGCCGGCGCCAACTTCGGGGCGGCCCTGGACTCCCTGGACGGCAACCGCCCTTACGTCGCCACCGCGCTCTCCTCGGGCGGTCACCACGGTTCCGGTACCGCCGCCGCACCCGTCGATCCGGCAGCCGCCGACACGGTCCTCGCCGGTGCCCGGGAGGCCGGCATCGACGGCCCGGTCGCGATCACCCCGCCGGCCGGAGCGGGCAGCGCCTGGACGGTCACCCAGACCGACACTCTCTGGCCGGTACGCCTGGACAGCGTGGCGGTCGACCCCACCGGAACGATCACCGACCGGGTCGACTTCACCGACTGGCCGTTCCTGGCGAAGCTGACCTCCTGGGGCGTCAACGCCCACATGGGACTGCTCTTCGGCCTCGCCAACCAGCTCATCCTGGCGGCCCTCGCCATCGGCCTGATCACCGTGATCGTCTGGGGTTACCGGATGTGGTGGCAGCGCCGCCCCACCCGGGCCGACCGCCGGGCCGTGGTCGGTGCCGCACCGGCCCGTGGCGCCTGGCAGCAGCTGCCCACCTGGGGAATCGTCGTCGGCGTCCCGGTCGTCTTCGGGCTGGCCTGGGCGCTGCCGCTGTTCGGGATCCCCCTTGCCGTCTTCCTGGTGTTCGACGCCGTGCTCGGCGCGGTACGCCGCCGAAAAGATCCAGAAATTTCCTGA
- a CDS encoding S8 family serine peptidase, with the protein MPVGGSGTLKRHLVTVLTVTATVVALTAPGANAKAPVDPDDRAYAQIAALQKLKRSLSATERKLDSRLAIELRKRGDKSALPKLDTGVEVSAKGTTEVEIHAGKVNDALLDRLRALGAGIRFPSPETGTVLVEAPLSALTTIAGWKDVKSVNLKHGLISGHQENPKTVRTESKVAKAARIETEVKAAAGSVTSEGDRTHAADTARTRYKVTGTGVKVCALSDGVDSLADSQASGDLPDVDVLTGQEGDGDEGTAMLEILHDLVPNAELGFATAFTSEASFAENIRALRFEAGCDIIVDDIIYFHESPFQDGLIAQSVNAVTADGAYYFSSAGNEGNTLDGTSGNWEGDFADSGRGVGKFAGDAHDFDPGTGVQEFNPLSPGSAGRVVTLWWADALLSSANDYDLYLFNAAGDITNFSQDVQNGDDDPFEILQTGSGAGQRLAVVKFAGADRYFQVTAFRGRFADSADGLTAFSTPGVTRGHSAAENAFSVAATPAAAPLDFDLEAGDPPNPAGPYPNVHTRQSQPERFTSDGPRRLFYAADGTPYTPGNFTATGGVVRDKPQITAADGVSTTVPGFETFFGTSAAAPHAAAIAALALSGNPGLTNAEIRAALTGTALDLAPAGFDNRTGYGVIRADLLLRNTGATPQPLVKPGEPTITPTTGDGDDYLEPGEKATVTLPATNAGDGTATGVSVVVESDDARATVTPRSRSYGTLAAGTTKTRDYTLNLAAGYPLGRPVTLRVRATFAGVLSPITTTVVVPTGQPSATINDFSYAGPPVPIPDNDPTGASAVVDVSGVGYASALTFSIDGTECSTTSASTTVGIDHTFVGDLVATLTAPGGQTATLFSRSGAGGNNLCGVVFDDAAATPFSAALSSNAPFTGTWEPDDPLGTLRVSPADGAWTLNVTDRANADTGSIRAFALHIAGYEPA; encoded by the coding sequence ATGCCAGTGGGGGGCTCGGGCACATTGAAAAGACATCTGGTAACCGTCCTGACCGTCACCGCCACCGTGGTGGCTCTCACGGCGCCCGGCGCGAACGCGAAGGCGCCGGTCGACCCGGACGACCGCGCGTACGCCCAGATCGCCGCGCTGCAGAAGCTCAAGAGATCCCTGTCCGCCACCGAGAGGAAGCTCGACAGCCGCCTCGCGATCGAGCTGCGTAAACGCGGCGACAAGAGCGCGCTGCCGAAGCTCGACACCGGCGTCGAGGTGTCCGCGAAGGGCACCACCGAGGTCGAGATCCACGCCGGCAAGGTGAACGACGCCCTGCTCGACCGGCTGCGCGCGCTCGGGGCCGGCATCCGCTTCCCGTCCCCGGAGACCGGCACCGTGCTGGTCGAGGCGCCGCTCAGCGCGCTCACCACGATCGCCGGCTGGAAGGACGTCAAGAGCGTCAACCTGAAGCACGGTCTGATCAGCGGGCACCAGGAGAACCCGAAGACGGTCCGCACGGAGTCCAAGGTCGCGAAAGCGGCGCGCATCGAGACCGAGGTGAAGGCGGCGGCCGGCTCGGTCACCTCGGAAGGCGACCGCACGCACGCCGCCGACACCGCCCGCACCCGCTACAAGGTGACCGGCACCGGCGTGAAGGTCTGCGCGCTCTCTGACGGCGTCGACTCGCTCGCCGACTCGCAGGCGAGCGGCGACCTGCCCGACGTCGACGTGCTCACCGGCCAGGAGGGTGACGGCGACGAGGGCACCGCGATGCTGGAGATCCTGCACGACCTGGTCCCGAACGCGGAGCTCGGCTTCGCGACGGCGTTCACCAGCGAGGCGAGCTTCGCCGAGAACATCCGGGCGCTGCGGTTCGAGGCCGGCTGCGACATCATCGTCGACGACATCATCTACTTCCACGAGAGCCCGTTCCAGGACGGTCTCATCGCGCAGTCGGTGAACGCCGTGACCGCCGACGGCGCGTACTACTTCAGCTCGGCCGGCAACGAGGGCAACACCCTCGACGGCACGTCCGGCAACTGGGAGGGCGACTTCGCCGACTCCGGCCGCGGCGTCGGCAAGTTCGCCGGTGACGCCCATGACTTCGATCCCGGTACGGGTGTCCAGGAGTTCAACCCGCTGTCCCCCGGCAGCGCCGGCCGCGTCGTGACACTGTGGTGGGCGGACGCGCTGCTCAGCTCGGCGAACGACTACGACCTGTACCTGTTCAACGCCGCCGGCGACATCACGAACTTCTCCCAGGACGTGCAGAACGGCGACGACGATCCGTTCGAGATCCTGCAGACCGGATCGGGCGCCGGGCAGCGCCTCGCCGTGGTGAAGTTCGCCGGCGCCGACCGCTACTTCCAGGTCACCGCGTTCCGCGGCCGGTTCGCCGACTCCGCGGACGGGCTCACGGCGTTCTCCACGCCCGGGGTGACGCGCGGTCACAGCGCCGCCGAGAACGCCTTCTCGGTCGCCGCGACCCCGGCCGCCGCGCCGCTCGACTTCGACCTGGAGGCCGGCGACCCGCCGAACCCGGCCGGCCCGTACCCGAACGTGCACACCCGGCAGTCGCAGCCGGAACGGTTCACCTCGGACGGTCCGCGCCGGCTGTTCTACGCGGCGGACGGCACGCCGTACACGCCGGGGAACTTCACCGCGACCGGTGGTGTGGTCCGCGACAAGCCGCAGATCACCGCGGCCGACGGCGTCTCCACCACCGTCCCCGGCTTCGAGACGTTCTTCGGCACCTCGGCGGCGGCGCCGCACGCCGCGGCGATCGCGGCCCTGGCCCTCTCCGGCAACCCGGGGCTGACCAACGCCGAGATCCGGGCCGCGCTCACCGGCACCGCCCTGGACCTGGCCCCGGCCGGGTTCGACAACCGCACCGGCTACGGCGTGATCCGCGCCGACCTGCTGCTGCGCAACACCGGCGCCACCCCGCAGCCGCTGGTCAAGCCCGGTGAGCCGACGATCACGCCGACCACCGGCGACGGCGACGACTACCTGGAGCCGGGCGAGAAGGCCACGGTGACGCTGCCGGCCACGAACGCCGGTGACGGCACGGCGACCGGGGTCAGCGTCGTGGTCGAGTCCGACGACGCGCGGGCCACCGTCACGCCGCGGTCCCGGTCCTACGGCACCCTCGCGGCGGGCACGACGAAGACCCGCGACTACACGCTGAACCTGGCCGCCGGGTATCCGCTCGGCCGCCCGGTGACGCTGCGGGTCCGGGCCACGTTCGCCGGCGTCCTGTCCCCGATCACCACGACCGTGGTGGTTCCCACCGGTCAGCCTTCGGCGACGATAAATGATTTCTCGTACGCCGGACCGCCCGTGCCGATCCCCGACAACGACCCGACAGGCGCGTCAGCGGTCGTCGACGTCAGCGGAGTCGGGTACGCGTCGGCGCTGACGTTCTCGATCGACGGCACCGAGTGCAGCACCACGTCGGCGTCGACGACCGTCGGCATCGACCACACGTTCGTGGGCGACCTGGTGGCCACCCTGACCGCGCCCGGCGGCCAGACGGCGACCCTGTTCTCCCGCAGCGGCGCCGGCGGCAACAACCTGTGCGGAGTCGTCTTCGACGACGCGGCGGCGACGCCGTTCAGCGCGGCGCTCTCCAGCAACGCCCCGTTCACCGGCACCTGGGAGCCGGACGACCCGCTCGGCACGCTGCGTGTCTCCCCGGCGGACGGTGCGTGGACCCTGAACGTCACCGACCGTGCCAACGCCGATACCGGCTCGATCCGGGCGTTCGCCCTGCACATCGCCGGATACGAACCGGCCTGA
- a CDS encoding MFS transporter has product MSSPLGSAVPAGLQTGGHPPGNRTLVAVLAVTQTIGYGALYYAFAVFLTPTATDLHTSTTAVTGAYTASILTSAALAIPIGRRLDRHGGRALMTGGSLLGTVLLIAWSQIDQVWQLYAVQIGIGIASAASLYEAAFAVIITWYRPERRSAALLALTVVAGFASTIFLPLTGWLVAAHGWRTALLVLAAIHAVTVPLHATVVRRPTGARLDSVTEHDAARSLRTAVSDRGFWLLAAGFTAHTAASSTYSVLLIAALIALGHPPAFAATIAGLLGVLSVTGRLITTGLQRRYSTTTITAVVFAVQAAAALLLPAIGAGAGGAIIAVVGFGLGFGVATIAKPVILAERYDTRRYATLAGILVAPTTLAKAGAPLAAAALYATTGSYTPVLIAVAACCGVAATAIAACSRR; this is encoded by the coding sequence GTGAGCTCACCGCTCGGCTCCGCGGTGCCCGCCGGCCTCCAGACCGGCGGGCACCCGCCCGGCAACCGCACACTCGTGGCGGTCCTGGCGGTCACTCAGACCATCGGCTACGGCGCCCTCTACTACGCCTTCGCCGTCTTCCTCACTCCGACCGCCACCGACCTGCACACCTCCACCACCGCGGTCACCGGCGCCTACACCGCCTCGATCCTCACCTCCGCCGCGCTGGCCATACCGATCGGCCGCCGGCTCGACCGGCACGGCGGCCGTGCGCTGATGACCGGCGGCTCGCTGCTCGGAACCGTGCTGCTGATCGCGTGGTCCCAGATCGACCAGGTGTGGCAGCTCTACGCCGTCCAGATCGGCATCGGCATCGCGTCGGCCGCCAGCCTCTACGAAGCCGCCTTCGCCGTGATCATCACCTGGTACCGGCCCGAACGCCGATCAGCGGCGCTGCTGGCGCTGACCGTCGTCGCCGGATTCGCCAGCACGATCTTCCTGCCGCTGACCGGCTGGCTCGTCGCCGCGCACGGCTGGCGCACCGCCCTGCTCGTCCTGGCCGCCATCCACGCCGTCACGGTGCCCCTGCACGCCACCGTCGTCCGCCGGCCGACCGGCGCGCGCCTCGACTCCGTCACGGAACACGATGCAGCCCGGTCTCTGCGCACCGCTGTGTCCGACCGCGGGTTCTGGCTGCTCGCCGCCGGATTCACCGCCCACACCGCCGCAAGCAGCACCTACAGCGTCCTGCTGATCGCAGCCCTCATCGCCCTCGGCCACCCGCCCGCGTTCGCCGCCACCATCGCGGGACTGCTCGGCGTACTCTCCGTCACCGGACGGCTGATCACGACCGGCCTGCAACGCCGTTACAGCACCACCACGATCACCGCGGTGGTCTTCGCCGTCCAAGCCGCCGCAGCGCTACTGCTGCCCGCCATCGGAGCCGGCGCCGGCGGAGCGATCATCGCAGTGGTCGGATTCGGTCTCGGCTTCGGCGTCGCCACCATAGCCAAGCCCGTCATCCTCGCCGAACGCTACGACACCCGGCGTTACGCCACCCTCGCCGGAATCCTCGTCGCCCCCACGACCCTCGCCAAAGCCGGCGCCCCGTTGGCCGCCGCCGCCCTGTACGCCACCACCGGCTCCTACACGCCCGTCCTGATCGCCGTCGCCGCCTGCTGCGGCGTCGCCGCCACCGCCATCGCGGCGTGCTCACGCCGGTAA
- a CDS encoding FAD-dependent oxidoreductase has translation MNSDASTTGQDRALPVIVIGAGPVGLAAAAHLHEQGVPFLVLEAGDQVGASVRQWAHVGVFSPWRYDIDAAARRLLDAAGWTAPDDAGLPTGGQIADLYLEPLAKLPAIAPRLRLGARVTAISRLGADRVRTAGRADLPFVIRLADGTEITASAIIDASGTWRTPNPLGADGLPAHGEPEAADLIDHALPDVLGADRAAHAGKHTIVVGSGHSAANTLLALARLARTESGTRITWAVRGGSAQRAFGGEDADELPARGALGSGLHSLVDTGELTLVTGFGVHTVRRDGDGITLITAGGRTLTGDRVVSATGFRPDHGIATELRLDLDPILGCTRALADLIDPNQHSCGTVRPHGHRELAQPEPNYYAVGMKSYGRAPTFLMATGYEQVRSIAAALAGDFAAADDVQLDLPETGVCSSSNQETAVRIAGEPGVVGLISLTSTPSGGGCCA, from the coding sequence ATGAACAGTGACGCTTCGACAACCGGCCAGGACCGTGCGCTGCCGGTGATCGTCATCGGCGCCGGACCGGTCGGGCTGGCCGCCGCCGCGCACCTGCACGAGCAGGGCGTCCCGTTCCTGGTCCTGGAAGCCGGTGACCAGGTCGGCGCGTCGGTGCGGCAGTGGGCGCACGTCGGCGTCTTCAGCCCGTGGCGCTACGACATCGACGCCGCCGCTCGCCGCCTGCTCGACGCCGCCGGCTGGACCGCCCCCGACGACGCAGGCCTGCCCACCGGCGGCCAGATCGCCGACCTCTACCTGGAACCGCTCGCGAAACTGCCCGCCATCGCCCCGCGACTGCGCCTCGGCGCCCGGGTGACCGCGATCAGCCGTCTCGGTGCTGATCGCGTCCGCACCGCCGGCCGCGCCGACCTGCCTTTCGTCATCCGCCTCGCCGACGGCACCGAGATCACCGCGAGCGCGATCATCGACGCCTCCGGCACCTGGCGGACCCCGAACCCCCTCGGCGCCGACGGCCTGCCCGCCCACGGCGAACCCGAGGCCGCCGACCTGATCGACCACGCCCTGCCCGACGTCCTCGGCGCGGACCGCGCCGCCCACGCCGGCAAGCACACCATCGTGGTCGGCTCCGGGCACTCGGCCGCGAACACCCTGCTCGCCCTGGCCCGCCTGGCCCGGACCGAGTCCGGCACCCGGATCACCTGGGCCGTCCGCGGCGGCTCCGCCCAGCGCGCGTTCGGCGGCGAGGACGCCGACGAGCTACCCGCCCGCGGCGCACTCGGCAGCGGCCTGCACAGCCTCGTCGACACCGGCGAACTCACCCTGGTCACCGGCTTCGGCGTGCACACCGTGCGCCGCGACGGCGACGGCATCACCCTGATCACCGCCGGCGGGCGCACCCTGACCGGCGACCGGGTCGTCTCCGCGACCGGGTTCCGCCCCGACCACGGCATCGCCACCGAATTGCGCCTCGATCTCGATCCGATCCTCGGCTGCACCCGCGCCCTCGCCGACCTCATCGACCCGAACCAGCACTCCTGCGGCACCGTGCGCCCGCACGGTCACCGCGAACTCGCCCAGCCCGAGCCGAACTACTACGCCGTCGGCATGAAGTCCTACGGCCGCGCGCCGACATTCCTCATGGCCACCGGGTACGAACAGGTCCGCTCGATCGCCGCCGCCCTCGCCGGTGACTTCGCCGCCGCCGACGACGTCCAGCTGGACCTACCCGAGACCGGCGTGTGCAGCTCCAGCAACCAGGAGACGGCCGTGCGGATCGCCGGGGAACCCGGCGTCGTCGGCCTGATCAGCCTCACCAGCACCCCGTCCGGTGGCGGCTGCTGCGCGTGA
- a CDS encoding metalloregulator ArsR/SmtB family transcription factor, protein MSKQLPEAPCCTPMAAERIPAAASATLAQAFKALGDPIRLQLMSMIASAPGGEICVCDLTPAFTVSGTTISHHLKVLREAGLIDGERRASWVYYRPRPELMRQLSTLLAVDDLVA, encoded by the coding sequence ATGTCGAAACAGTTGCCCGAGGCTCCTTGCTGCACGCCGATGGCGGCCGAGCGGATTCCGGCGGCGGCGTCCGCCACGCTCGCGCAGGCGTTCAAAGCGCTCGGTGACCCGATCCGGCTCCAGCTGATGTCGATGATCGCGTCCGCCCCGGGCGGAGAGATCTGCGTCTGCGACCTCACCCCGGCGTTCACGGTCTCCGGCACGACCATCTCGCACCACCTCAAGGTGCTGCGCGAAGCCGGCCTGATCGACGGCGAACGCCGCGCCAGCTGGGTCTACTACCGCCCCCGCCCCGAGCTGATGCGGCAGCTGTCCACCTTGCTCGCGGTCGACGACCTCGTGGCTTGA
- a CDS encoding helix-turn-helix domain-containing protein, translating to MNGELLMRARVHAALGDPARLAIIDALTLGDASPGEIGADLGMPTNLVAHHVKVLHEAGLIERTRSEGDRRRTYLRLRPDALASLTPPPLRDADRVVFVCTHNAARSQLAAALWRDRVGGAVASAGTRPAARVHPRAVTVAHRHGLRLDPGATAHVNDVVHDGDLVIAVCDNAHEDLTSTVRPQLHWSVPDPARVDTDEAFEAAYTDLARRVERIAPITHPATGRD from the coding sequence ATGAACGGTGAGCTGCTGATGCGGGCACGCGTCCATGCCGCGCTCGGCGACCCGGCGCGACTGGCGATCATCGACGCGCTCACCCTCGGCGACGCCTCACCGGGAGAGATCGGCGCCGACCTGGGCATGCCCACCAACCTGGTCGCCCACCATGTCAAGGTCCTGCACGAGGCCGGTCTGATCGAGCGGACCCGTTCCGAGGGCGACCGCCGCCGCACCTACCTGCGACTGCGACCCGACGCCCTGGCGTCCCTGACTCCACCGCCGCTGCGTGACGCCGACCGCGTGGTGTTCGTCTGCACCCACAATGCGGCCCGCTCCCAGCTGGCCGCAGCGCTCTGGCGCGATCGGGTGGGCGGCGCGGTGGCCTCCGCCGGCACCCGGCCGGCCGCCCGGGTGCATCCCCGCGCCGTCACGGTGGCGCACCGGCACGGCCTCCGGCTGGACCCGGGCGCGACCGCGCACGTCAACGACGTCGTGCACGACGGGGACCTGGTCATCGCGGTCTGCGACAACGCTCACGAAGACCTCACCAGCACGGTCCGGCCGCAGCTGCACTGGTCGGTGCCCGACCCCGCCCGCGTCGACACCGACGAGGCGTTCGAGGCCGCGTACACCGACCTGGCCCGCCGCGTCGAGCGCATCGCTCCGATCACGCACCCGGCCACCGGCCGGGACTGA
- a CDS encoding MIP/aquaporin family protein — MSSIALWRRLLAEFLGTMLLVTAVVGSGIMATTLSPDDVGLQLLENSIATAFALAALILTFGPVSGAHFNPVVTAADWFLNRQITIRDLFGYAGAQTAGAIAGSVLANLMFDLAPVTFSAKERAAGNLWLGEVVATAGLLLLIFALGRSGKSALAPAAVGAYIGAAYWFTSSTSFANPAVTIGRAFTDTFAGIAPGSVPGFIAFQIVGLLVGAGLLPALYPRAPQTADDIVVEHPATTT; from the coding sequence ATGTCTTCCATCGCGCTCTGGCGACGGCTGCTGGCCGAGTTCCTCGGCACCATGCTGCTGGTCACCGCCGTCGTCGGCTCCGGGATCATGGCGACGACGCTGTCGCCGGACGACGTGGGCTTGCAGCTGCTGGAGAACTCGATCGCCACCGCCTTCGCGCTCGCCGCACTGATCCTGACCTTCGGACCGGTCTCCGGCGCCCACTTCAACCCGGTCGTCACCGCCGCGGACTGGTTCCTCAACCGGCAGATCACGATCAGAGACCTCTTCGGGTACGCCGGAGCCCAGACCGCCGGGGCCATCGCCGGATCCGTCCTCGCCAACCTGATGTTCGACCTGGCGCCCGTCACGTTCTCGGCGAAGGAGCGCGCCGCCGGGAACCTGTGGCTCGGCGAGGTCGTCGCCACCGCCGGACTACTCCTGTTGATCTTCGCGCTCGGCCGGTCCGGCAAGTCCGCCCTCGCCCCCGCCGCGGTGGGCGCCTACATCGGCGCGGCGTACTGGTTCACCAGCAGCACCAGCTTCGCGAACCCGGCCGTCACCATCGGGCGGGCCTTCACCGACACGTTCGCCGGGATCGCCCCGGGCTCGGTGCCCGGCTTCATCGCCTTCCAGATCGTCGGCCTCCTCGTCGGCGCCGGCCTGCTGCCGGCCCTCTATCCCCGCGCCCCGCAGACCGCGGACGACATCGTCGTCGAGCACCCCGCGACCACCACCTGA
- a CDS encoding arsenate reductase ArsC has product MSDTKPTVLFVCVHNAGRSQMAAGWLRHLAGDRVDVRSAGSAPAETINPAAVEAMNEVGIDITGQIPAKLTWDAAQESDVIITMGCGDACPVFPGKRYEDWRLEDPAGKGVDAVRPIRDEIKTRIEALLADLAPSS; this is encoded by the coding sequence ATGAGCGACACGAAGCCCACCGTCCTGTTCGTCTGCGTCCACAACGCCGGCCGCTCCCAGATGGCCGCCGGCTGGCTGCGCCACCTCGCCGGTGACCGCGTCGACGTCCGCTCCGCAGGCTCCGCGCCTGCCGAAACCATCAACCCGGCCGCCGTCGAAGCCATGAACGAGGTCGGCATCGACATCACCGGCCAGATCCCCGCCAAGCTGACCTGGGACGCCGCCCAGGAGTCCGACGTCATCATCACCATGGGTTGTGGCGACGCCTGCCCGGTCTTCCCCGGCAAACGCTACGAGGACTGGAGACTCGAAGACCCCGCCGGCAAGGGCGTCGACGCCGTCCGCCCGATCCGCGACGAGATCAAGACCCGTATCGAAGCGCTGCTCGCCGACCTGGCACCTTCCTCCTGA